A window from Nothobranchius furzeri strain GRZ-AD chromosome 17, NfurGRZ-RIMD1, whole genome shotgun sequence encodes these proteins:
- the pgam5 gene encoding serine/threonine-protein phosphatase PGAM5, mitochondrial isoform X1, whose translation MSFRKTFKLICGFAGGSAVLVFAANAAESRGYLGERRGEGLASRWSRLTVLHAAQPAAWTTVTPIPSGHSWDFNWDKREPSTLSNGRKKESVTEDPSSEQDNSKPKATRHIFLIRHSQYNLSGSSDKDRILTPLGREQADLTGQRLAALGLKYDVLIHSSMARATETAHIISKHLPGVELVSCDLLREGAPIEPVPAVTHWKPDAVQYHEDGARIEAAFRRYIHRADPKQKEDSYEIIVCHANVIRYFVCRALQFPPEGWLRMGLHNGSITWLTIRPSGRVGLRTMGDAGFMPPDKLTRT comes from the exons ATGTCGTTCAGgaaaacatttaaacttatttgtgGCTTCGCCGGCGGCTCGGCAGTCTTGGTGTTCGCTGCTAATGCAGCCGAATCTCGCGGATATTTGGGTGAGCGGCGCGGAGAGGGGCTGGCCAGTCGGTGGTCGAGGTTGACCGTCCTTCATGCAGCGCAGCCGGCGGCTTGGACAACTGTCACCCCGATTCCGAGTGGACATTCCTGGGACTTCAACTGGGACAA GAGAGAGCCATCCACGCTGTCCAATGGGAGGAAGAAGGAGAGCGTGACTGAAGACCCCAGCTCCGAGCAGGACAACAGCAAACCAAAAGCCACACGCCACATTTTCCTCATCAGACACTCTCAGTACAACCTGAGCGGAAGCAGCGACAAGGATAGGATCCTCACACCTTTGG GCCGTGAGCAGGCTGATCTGACAGGTCAAAGGTTAGCAGCATTGGGTTTAAAGTATGACGTACTGATCCACTCCAGCATGGCCAGAGCTACTGAAACTGCACATATTATCAGCAAACACCTTCCAG GAGTGGAGCTGGTGAGCTGTGACCTGCTTAGAGAGGGTGCACCAATCGAACCAGTTCCTGCAGTCACTCACTGGAAGCCCGATGCTGTG CAGTACCATGAAGATGGAGCTCGAATTGAGGCAGCCTTCCGCCGCTACATCCACCGGGCTGACCCCAAGCAGAAGGAGGACAGCTATGAGATCATCGTGTGTCATGCCAATGTCATCCGTTATTTTGTCTGCAG GGCGCTCCAGTTCCCCCCAGAGGGTTGGTTACGGATGGGTTTGCACAACGGCAGCATCACCTGGCTCACCATTCGCCCGAGTGGCCGGGTGGGCCTCAGGACTATGGGCGATGCAGGATTTATGCCCCCGGACAAACTAACACGAACCTGA
- the pgam5 gene encoding serine/threonine-protein phosphatase PGAM5, mitochondrial isoform X2, whose protein sequence is MSFRKTFKLICGFAGGSAVLVFAANAAESRGYLGERRGEGLASRWSRLTVLHAAQPAAWTTVTPIPSGHSWDFNWDKREPSTLSNGRKKESVTEDPSSEQDNSKPKATRHIFLIRHSQYNLSGSSDKDRILTPLGREQADLTGQRLAALGLKYDVLIHSSMARATETAHIISKHLPGVELVSCDLLREGAPIEPVPAVTHWKPDAVYHEDGARIEAAFRRYIHRADPKQKEDSYEIIVCHANVIRYFVCRALQFPPEGWLRMGLHNGSITWLTIRPSGRVGLRTMGDAGFMPPDKLTRT, encoded by the exons ATGTCGTTCAGgaaaacatttaaacttatttgtgGCTTCGCCGGCGGCTCGGCAGTCTTGGTGTTCGCTGCTAATGCAGCCGAATCTCGCGGATATTTGGGTGAGCGGCGCGGAGAGGGGCTGGCCAGTCGGTGGTCGAGGTTGACCGTCCTTCATGCAGCGCAGCCGGCGGCTTGGACAACTGTCACCCCGATTCCGAGTGGACATTCCTGGGACTTCAACTGGGACAA GAGAGAGCCATCCACGCTGTCCAATGGGAGGAAGAAGGAGAGCGTGACTGAAGACCCCAGCTCCGAGCAGGACAACAGCAAACCAAAAGCCACACGCCACATTTTCCTCATCAGACACTCTCAGTACAACCTGAGCGGAAGCAGCGACAAGGATAGGATCCTCACACCTTTGG GCCGTGAGCAGGCTGATCTGACAGGTCAAAGGTTAGCAGCATTGGGTTTAAAGTATGACGTACTGATCCACTCCAGCATGGCCAGAGCTACTGAAACTGCACATATTATCAGCAAACACCTTCCAG GAGTGGAGCTGGTGAGCTGTGACCTGCTTAGAGAGGGTGCACCAATCGAACCAGTTCCTGCAGTCACTCACTGGAAGCCCGATGCTGTG TACCATGAAGATGGAGCTCGAATTGAGGCAGCCTTCCGCCGCTACATCCACCGGGCTGACCCCAAGCAGAAGGAGGACAGCTATGAGATCATCGTGTGTCATGCCAATGTCATCCGTTATTTTGTCTGCAG GGCGCTCCAGTTCCCCCCAGAGGGTTGGTTACGGATGGGTTTGCACAACGGCAGCATCACCTGGCTCACCATTCGCCCGAGTGGCCGGGTGGGCCTCAGGACTATGGGCGATGCAGGATTTATGCCCCCGGACAAACTAACACGAACCTGA